In a genomic window of Chryseobacterium sp. G0162:
- a CDS encoding cupin domain-containing protein, with amino-acid sequence METFNTTIFPKGEKASSDYFSGGTAWVQILKPNEDQLNCQIGNVIFEPGCRNNWHSHGGGQILIVTSGTGFYQEKGKPAQALHPGDIVNILPNVIHWHGAAPDSEFTHIAINTNTQNGIVEWLNPVTDEEYNNL; translated from the coding sequence ATGGAAACTTTTAATACAACTATTTTTCCGAAGGGCGAAAAGGCTTCGTCGGATTATTTTTCAGGAGGAACTGCTTGGGTTCAAATCCTGAAACCTAATGAAGATCAACTGAACTGCCAAATCGGGAATGTAATTTTTGAACCCGGATGCAGAAATAACTGGCACTCTCATGGAGGTGGGCAAATTTTAATTGTAACTTCAGGAACGGGTTTTTACCAAGAGAAAGGAAAACCTGCACAGGCATTACATCCCGGAGATATTGTAAATATTCTTCCAAATGTGATTCACTGGCATGGTGCAGCTCCTGACAGTGAGTTCACGCACATCGCCATCAATACCAACACACAGAACGGTATTGTGGAATGGTTGAATCCTGTAACGGATGAAGAATATAACAATTTATAG
- a CDS encoding alpha-amylase — translation MNPTMIQFFHWYSEGDGKLWKAAEKQSKYLAKLGITSVWFPPAYKGANGGYSVGYDTYDLYDLGEFDQKGTLPTKYGTKKEYAKAINALKKQNIEVIVDIVLGHKAGGDELEKFNVVKVDENNREKVISDIMEIESYTKFTFPGREKKYSDFEWNFTCFSGVDYAEGMESHIYKIQSEYGDDWEEMIHDEKGNYDYLMYNDIEHRNPFVREELNTWAKWYFDETDFDGVRLDALKHISFDFYKEWLTLLRSNTGKNIFAVGEYWAPGYLHLLQKYIEVTEGCMSLFDSSLQNNFHNASKEGASYDLRRIFDETLTQADPLHSVSIVANHDTQPLQDLEAPVEPWFKPIAYALILLRKDGYPCVFYPDLYGAHYTDKDKEGNDQEIFMPKIDGIEELLKARKDHAYGEQRDYFEDANCIGWIREGDETHTGCAVVLSNKEAYNKPMEIGKRYAGKKCKDLLKRFKNKIPIDENGWGNFPVPAGNVSVWIPE, via the coding sequence ATGAACCCAACAATGATTCAGTTTTTCCACTGGTATTCTGAAGGTGATGGAAAGCTATGGAAAGCAGCCGAAAAACAGTCCAAATACCTGGCGAAACTGGGAATAACTTCTGTATGGTTTCCTCCTGCTTATAAAGGAGCAAATGGTGGATACTCGGTAGGATATGATACCTACGATCTTTATGATCTCGGAGAATTTGACCAGAAAGGAACCCTGCCAACCAAATATGGTACTAAAAAAGAATATGCAAAAGCAATCAACGCTTTAAAAAAACAAAATATAGAGGTTATTGTAGATATTGTTTTGGGCCATAAAGCAGGGGGTGATGAACTGGAGAAGTTCAATGTGGTAAAAGTGGATGAAAACAACAGAGAAAAAGTGATTTCCGATATTATGGAAATAGAATCCTATACCAAGTTTACTTTTCCGGGAAGAGAAAAAAAATATTCTGATTTTGAATGGAATTTTACTTGCTTCAGTGGTGTAGATTATGCGGAGGGCATGGAGTCTCATATTTATAAAATACAATCTGAATATGGGGACGACTGGGAAGAAATGATCCATGATGAAAAAGGCAATTATGATTATCTGATGTACAATGACATTGAACACAGAAATCCTTTTGTACGCGAAGAGCTCAACACGTGGGCGAAGTGGTATTTTGACGAAACAGATTTTGATGGTGTTCGCCTTGATGCTTTAAAGCATATTTCCTTCGACTTTTATAAGGAATGGCTCACGCTGCTCCGCTCCAATACCGGAAAAAACATTTTTGCTGTAGGAGAATACTGGGCTCCCGGATATCTTCATCTGCTTCAAAAGTATATTGAAGTAACCGAAGGCTGTATGAGTCTTTTTGACAGCTCACTGCAAAACAATTTTCATAATGCATCTAAAGAAGGTGCTTCCTATGATCTCAGAAGAATTTTTGATGAAACCCTCACCCAAGCTGATCCTTTACATTCGGTGAGTATAGTTGCTAATCATGATACACAGCCGTTGCAGGATTTGGAAGCTCCTGTTGAACCTTGGTTCAAACCTATTGCCTATGCTTTGATTCTATTGCGAAAAGATGGGTATCCATGTGTTTTTTATCCGGATTTGTATGGTGCCCATTATACTGACAAAGATAAAGAAGGAAATGATCAGGAAATATTTATGCCTAAAATAGATGGTATTGAAGAGCTTCTGAAAGCTAGAAAAGATCATGCTTATGGAGAACAGCGAGATTATTTCGAGGATGCCAACTGTATTGGATGGATACGCGAAGGTGATGAAACTCATACAGGCTGTGCTGTAGTTCTTAGCAATAAAGAGGCTTACAACAAGCCGATGGAAATAGGAAAGCGATATGCCGGAAAAAAGTGTAAGGACCTATTAAAAAGGTTTAAAAATAAGATCCCCATCGATGAAAATGGTTGGGGAAATTTTCCTGTACCTGCCGGAAATGTAAGTGTCTGGATTCCGGAATAA
- a CDS encoding winged helix-turn-helix transcriptional regulator: MTAIKESSTIQENKKTVQDCPVMYVMERIGGFWKPIILFNLSTGEKRYSELKKAIPAVTEKMLIQHLKQLEADGLIIRTAKPVVPPHVTYKLSDAGNELAPVIDAMAAWAFQDMERNDYKCAEGNQYMIDKNQNSFGKNLKK; this comes from the coding sequence ATGACTGCCATCAAAGAAAGTTCAACGATCCAGGAGAACAAAAAGACAGTGCAGGATTGTCCTGTAATGTACGTTATGGAAAGAATTGGCGGATTCTGGAAACCCATTATCCTTTTTAATCTTTCTACAGGAGAAAAAAGATACAGTGAACTGAAGAAAGCAATTCCTGCAGTAACAGAAAAAATGTTAATTCAGCATCTGAAACAACTGGAAGCAGATGGGCTTATTATAAGAACAGCTAAGCCTGTAGTACCACCTCATGTGACTTATAAATTGAGTGATGCCGGCAATGAATTAGCTCCCGTTATAGATGCAATGGCTGCATGGGCTTTTCAGGATATGGAAAGGAATGATTACAAATGCGCTGAAGGAAACCAATACATGATTGATAAAAATCAGAATAGCTTTGGTAAAAACCTGAAAAAATAA
- a CDS encoding NAD(P)-dependent alcohol dehydrogenase produces the protein MSTFTVKAFGAESTTADLKEMNIERREVTSKDVEIEILYCGVCHSDLHTARNDWGGTIYPAVPGHEIIGRITKVGNEVSKFKVGDLAGVGCIVDSCGHCNSCQHDLEQYCENGFTGTYNGKDKHSGGHTFGGYSQKVVVDSHHVLKVPENLDPAAVAPLLCAGITTWSPLRHWNVGPDSKVAVVGLGGLGHMAIKLAKGLGAEVTLFSRTPGKTEDAKQLGADHVIISTDEEQMKSVKGKFDVIIDTVPYVHDVNPYVTTLNISGTHVLVGYLGGLEPILNTVPMILGRKSVAGSVIGGIAETQELLDFCGEHNIVSEIEMIKMQEINEAYERMLKSDVRYRFVIDMQSL, from the coding sequence ATGAGCACATTTACAGTAAAAGCTTTTGGGGCAGAGTCTACCACAGCAGATCTGAAAGAAATGAATATTGAAAGAAGAGAAGTTACTTCCAAAGATGTAGAAATTGAAATTCTATACTGCGGGGTATGCCATTCTGACCTTCATACAGCAAGAAACGATTGGGGTGGCACCATCTATCCTGCTGTTCCCGGACATGAAATTATAGGAAGAATTACCAAAGTAGGAAATGAAGTATCCAAATTCAAAGTGGGTGATCTTGCAGGTGTAGGATGTATTGTAGATTCTTGCGGACATTGTAACAGTTGCCAGCATGATCTTGAACAGTATTGTGAGAATGGATTCACCGGAACTTATAATGGAAAGGATAAACATTCGGGAGGTCATACTTTCGGTGGATATTCTCAAAAAGTAGTAGTAGATTCTCACCATGTACTAAAGGTACCTGAAAATCTTGATCCTGCTGCTGTAGCTCCTCTTCTTTGCGCAGGAATTACAACCTGGTCGCCTTTGAGACACTGGAATGTAGGTCCGGATTCTAAAGTAGCCGTTGTTGGTTTAGGTGGATTGGGACATATGGCAATTAAGCTTGCCAAAGGATTAGGTGCTGAAGTGACTTTATTCTCAAGAACACCCGGAAAAACTGAGGATGCTAAGCAGTTAGGGGCCGATCATGTTATTATTTCTACTGATGAAGAGCAAATGAAGTCAGTGAAAGGAAAGTTTGATGTGATTATTGATACCGTTCCTTATGTACATGATGTAAATCCTTATGTCACTACTTTAAATATCAGCGGAACTCATGTTCTTGTGGGATATTTAGGAGGTCTGGAACCTATTTTAAATACAGTTCCTATGATCCTGGGAAGAAAATCTGTAGCAGGATCTGTGATTGGAGGTATTGCAGAAACTCAGGAATTGCTGGATTTCTGTGGAGAACACAACATTGTTTCAGAAATTGAAATGATTAAAATGCAAGAGATTAATGAAGCGTATGAAAGAATGCTGAAAAGCGATGTGAGATACCGTTTCGTTATTGATATGCAGTCTCTATAA
- a CDS encoding NAD(P)H-binding protein: protein MKIIITGSLGNVAKPLTKQLVEQGHDITVISSNEERKQDIESLGAKPAIGSITDVDFLTQTFTGADAVFVMTPPAISAENIIQNTINAGKNYAEALKKTGVKRAVMLSSVGAGSPVENGPIKGLHHIEKLYREIENTSFTFLRAGYFYTNFFNDIPLIKNAGIIGGNYSENTEIPVVHPADIAKAAAEELVNNDTGKNIKYIVSDSRTASDFAKVLGAAIEKPALPWVEFTDEDSLNGMLQAGLPQDMAELYVEMGKGMKTGTVQKDFIEHHSPVTGNIKLEEFAKEFVSKF, encoded by the coding sequence ATGAAAATTATTATCACAGGATCACTAGGAAACGTCGCCAAACCTTTAACAAAGCAATTGGTAGAACAAGGACATGACATCACTGTTATCAGCAGTAATGAAGAAAGAAAACAAGACATTGAATCTTTAGGAGCAAAACCTGCTATCGGATCTATTACAGATGTTGATTTCTTAACCCAGACTTTTACCGGAGCAGATGCTGTATTTGTGATGACACCACCTGCTATCAGTGCCGAAAATATCATTCAGAATACAATCAATGCCGGAAAGAATTATGCGGAAGCATTAAAGAAAACCGGGGTAAAAAGAGCAGTTATGTTAAGCAGTGTGGGAGCAGGATCTCCAGTAGAAAATGGTCCTATCAAAGGACTTCACCATATCGAAAAACTTTATCGTGAAATTGAAAACACCTCATTTACCTTTTTAAGAGCAGGCTATTTTTATACTAATTTCTTCAATGATATTCCATTGATTAAAAATGCAGGAATTATTGGTGGTAATTATTCTGAAAATACAGAAATTCCTGTGGTACATCCAGCAGATATTGCCAAAGCAGCTGCAGAGGAATTGGTAAACAATGACACAGGTAAAAATATCAAATACATTGTAAGTGACTCCCGAACAGCCTCTGATTTTGCCAAAGTATTAGGAGCTGCTATCGAAAAGCCAGCACTTCCTTGGGTAGAATTCACAGATGAAGATTCTTTAAACGGGATGCTACAGGCCGGTTTACCACAAGATATGGCCGAACTGTATGTTGAAATGGGAAAGGGAATGAAAACCGGAACCGTCCAAAAAGATTTTATTGAACACCATTCTCCTGTTACCGGAAATATTAAATTGGAGGAGTTTGCAAAGGAGTTTGTTAGTAAATTCTAA
- a CDS encoding helix-turn-helix domain-containing protein, whose product MENQEVEIYNTVSEYNKMAHHETLHPLVSVIDFSKSDPICQYRRKFGFYTVFLKDVMCGDMQYGKHSYDYQEGTLVFIAPGQTYGIYNKDKSVQPAGFALIFHPDLLKGTNLGKNIKEYNFFSYDVHEALHLSEKEREIILDCFKNIKHELEQSIDKHSKSLIVNNIELFLNYCMRFYDRQFITRDHINQGVIGKFENLVDDYLKSDNPKNIGFPMVNYFAEKLNLSANYFGDLIKKELGISPQEFIHNKLIDIAKVQILDHGKSISEISYDLGFKYPQHFTRLFKTKVGISPSEYKILN is encoded by the coding sequence ATGGAAAATCAGGAGGTTGAAATCTATAATACGGTTTCGGAATATAATAAAATGGCCCATCATGAAACATTGCATCCGTTGGTGAGCGTGATTGATTTTTCCAAATCAGATCCCATTTGTCAATACAGAAGGAAGTTTGGTTTTTATACCGTTTTCCTGAAAGATGTGATGTGTGGAGATATGCAGTATGGAAAGCATAGTTACGATTATCAGGAAGGAACATTGGTTTTCATCGCACCAGGGCAAACGTATGGAATTTATAATAAAGATAAATCTGTTCAGCCGGCAGGTTTTGCGTTAATTTTCCATCCCGATCTTTTAAAAGGAACCAATCTTGGGAAAAATATAAAAGAATATAATTTCTTTTCCTATGATGTACATGAAGCCTTACACCTTTCGGAAAAAGAAAGAGAGATTATCCTGGATTGTTTTAAAAATATAAAACATGAACTTGAACAATCCATTGATAAACACAGTAAATCATTAATTGTAAATAATATTGAGCTGTTTTTAAATTACTGTATGCGTTTCTATGACCGTCAGTTTATTACCAGAGATCATATTAATCAGGGAGTTATTGGGAAATTTGAGAATCTTGTTGATGATTATTTAAAATCTGACAATCCTAAAAATATAGGCTTTCCCATGGTGAATTATTTTGCCGAAAAACTGAATCTTTCAGCGAATTATTTCGGAGACCTTATCAAAAAAGAATTAGGAATCTCTCCGCAGGAATTTATCCACAATAAGTTGATTGATATTGCGAAAGTACAGATATTAGATCATGGAAAATCAATCAGTGAAATTTCCTATGATCTGGGTTTTAAATATCCACAGCATTTTACAAGATTATTCAAAACAAAAGTAGGGATATCCCCAAGTGAATACAAAATCCTGAACTGA
- a CDS encoding ectonucleotide pyrophosphatase/phosphodiesterase: MKRGIHFLLLFLSLTVFAQQGAIDTAQVVIPGRQNSIEAQSKPYVIMISTDGFRYDYAKKYNAENLLKLSENGVKAKAMIPSYPSITFPNHWSLITGLYPSHHGLIDNFFYDYKRKEPYAMSNKKNAEDGSWYGGTPLWGLAEKQGMVSASLMWVGSASDAGGLRPTYYYPYHEKFTPSEKVEKVMNWLKLPEDKRPHFISLYFPEVDGSGHHFGPDTKETETAVHLIDKAIGDLVQKVSDLGLKNVNFVFVSDHGMIKVDGGTPLEIPALLFDKDRFDFYNSQTLLRVYVKNPDEVKSVYKELKAQKTDDYEVYLDKKLPKYLHFATRDDQYSRIGQILLLPKAPKIFLEKGKKTSVGKHGYNPRTVPEMKATFYAWGPEFKNNLEIDEFANINVYPLVAEVLGLKADQPIDGKLKVLGKILKEKK, translated from the coding sequence ATGAAGCGAGGAATACATTTTTTACTGCTGTTTCTTTCCTTAACGGTTTTTGCCCAACAGGGAGCTATTGATACAGCACAGGTAGTAATACCAGGTCGTCAGAATAGTATTGAAGCCCAGTCAAAACCATATGTTATCATGATTTCTACAGATGGTTTTCGATATGATTATGCGAAAAAATACAATGCTGAAAACCTCCTGAAACTTTCTGAAAATGGAGTGAAAGCAAAAGCTATGATTCCTAGTTACCCAAGTATCACTTTTCCCAATCATTGGAGCCTTATCACCGGACTCTATCCCTCTCATCACGGTTTGATTGATAACTTTTTCTATGATTACAAAAGAAAGGAACCTTATGCGATGAGCAATAAAAAAAATGCAGAAGATGGAAGCTGGTATGGTGGAACTCCGCTTTGGGGATTAGCCGAAAAACAAGGAATGGTATCAGCATCCTTAATGTGGGTAGGATCTGCGAGTGATGCAGGAGGATTAAGACCGACGTACTACTATCCTTATCATGAAAAATTTACTCCATCAGAAAAAGTAGAAAAAGTGATGAACTGGCTAAAGCTGCCGGAAGATAAAAGACCCCATTTCATTTCATTATATTTCCCGGAAGTAGATGGGAGCGGGCATCATTTTGGTCCGGATACTAAAGAAACAGAAACTGCTGTTCATTTGATTGATAAAGCAATTGGAGATCTTGTTCAGAAAGTCAGCGATTTAGGGTTGAAAAATGTCAATTTTGTTTTTGTTTCCGACCATGGTATGATTAAGGTTGATGGTGGAACTCCATTGGAAATTCCGGCTCTTCTTTTTGATAAAGACAGATTTGATTTTTACAATTCTCAGACCCTTTTAAGAGTATATGTTAAAAATCCGGATGAGGTGAAATCTGTTTATAAAGAATTAAAAGCTCAAAAAACAGATGACTACGAAGTATATTTGGATAAAAAACTACCAAAATATCTGCATTTCGCGACAAGAGATGATCAATACAGCAGAATAGGACAGATTCTTCTCCTTCCAAAAGCACCAAAAATATTTCTGGAAAAAGGAAAGAAAACTTCCGTAGGGAAACATGGGTACAATCCAAGAACAGTTCCTGAAATGAAGGCAACCTTCTACGCATGGGGGCCGGAATTCAAAAATAATCTGGAGATTGATGAATTTGCTAATATCAATGTTTATCCCTTGGTTGCTGAAGTTTTAGGATTGAAAGCGGATCAGCCGATCGATGGAAAACTGAAGGTTTTAGGAAAAATTTTAAAAGAAAAAAAGTAA
- the dinB gene encoding DNA polymerase IV, producing the protein MDFSLPLRKIIHVDMDAFYASVEQHDNPALKGKPIAVGGQHRGVVAAASYEARKYGVRSAMPSKTAKEKCPDLIFVPPRFARYKEISKMIREIFYEYTDLVEPLSLDEAYLDVTENKKEIESANQIAREIRQKIFEQTGLTASAGISVNKFLAKVASDINKPNGQKTIHPDKVENFLEELPVEKFYGVGKVTANKMFSLGIYKGKDLKKRSLEELVRIFGKSGKHYYNVVRGIHTSEVKPHRIQKSVAVERTFFEDLFDEQQINEKLESLGQELHQRLQKNNILGRTLTLKIKYKDFSLFTRSVTREEYFTSPEEYFNTGKKLWELRPFDKAVRLLGLSLSHLNTEEKKLVSVQLKIPFKEFEN; encoded by the coding sequence ATGGATTTTTCTTTGCCGCTTCGTAAAATTATTCACGTGGATATGGACGCATTTTATGCCTCTGTAGAACAGCATGATAATCCTGCACTGAAAGGAAAACCTATTGCAGTAGGTGGCCAACACAGAGGCGTAGTAGCTGCAGCAAGCTATGAAGCCCGAAAATATGGTGTCCGTTCTGCCATGCCCAGTAAAACAGCCAAAGAGAAATGCCCAGATCTCATCTTTGTTCCGCCCCGTTTTGCACGCTATAAAGAAATTTCAAAAATGATCCGTGAGATCTTCTATGAGTACACCGATCTTGTAGAACCGCTCTCATTGGATGAAGCCTATCTCGATGTTACCGAAAATAAAAAAGAAATAGAATCTGCCAACCAGATTGCAAGGGAGATTCGTCAGAAAATATTTGAACAAACGGGTTTAACTGCATCTGCAGGAATTTCTGTGAATAAATTTTTGGCTAAAGTAGCTTCTGATATCAATAAGCCTAATGGCCAGAAAACCATCCATCCCGATAAAGTGGAAAACTTCTTAGAAGAATTACCTGTGGAAAAATTTTATGGTGTAGGAAAGGTTACTGCTAACAAAATGTTTAGTTTAGGCATTTACAAAGGAAAAGATTTAAAGAAAAGATCGCTGGAAGAGTTGGTAAGAATCTTTGGAAAATCCGGAAAACATTACTACAATGTGGTTCGGGGTATACATACTTCTGAAGTTAAACCTCATCGGATCCAAAAAAGTGTAGCGGTAGAAAGAACTTTTTTTGAAGATCTTTTTGATGAACAGCAAATCAATGAAAAGCTGGAAAGCCTGGGGCAGGAACTTCATCAACGTCTACAGAAAAACAATATTCTCGGAAGGACTTTAACCTTAAAAATTAAGTATAAGGATTTCTCGCTTTTTACAAGAAGTGTAACCAGAGAGGAGTACTTTACGTCTCCGGAAGAATATTTCAATACAGGAAAAAAACTTTGGGAGCTACGCCCTTTTGATAAAGCTGTTCGCTTGCTTGGGCTATCACTTTCTCATTTGAACACGGAAGAAAAAAAGCTTGTCTCCGTTCAACTAAAAATCCCGTTTAAAGAATTTGAAAATTAA
- a CDS encoding carboxylesterase family protein, producing MKSQNKETHVFNIRFGTITGLKEEGIIRVKSIRYAYSERFQKPVPAEHFIFDNRFEDKIPVCPQKLSPLVEKMIGATPVEEFEPEESTQYLSITRPENILENEKLPVIVWIHGGSHEIGCGDLPTADPAEWVKEQQIIVVTVSYRLGLFGFLGGDEKRPPNLGLLDIMEALKWIKANIADFGGDPENVTLLGQSSGGDAIAHLMISKGVDNLFHRVIIQSAPLGLRHKRQKMSAEFLKKTEEIKDEVDIYKMMDDYGKLVPSVMKYGLKAAMPFGIQYGFPPLCREDESVEKWRENAKKYDVLIGFNKDETAFYLKTSEALNKYFGKGFGLKIMDKTVEKTTDIIYGTPARQFAENYARGGGNIYLFKIHSKLKENPIGAPHCIDLPLIFGNESAWKSSELLKDIPWERIQKHGRKLRALWAEFARTGTISDASERPEILELRKIQVLQNNTI from the coding sequence ATGAAATCACAGAATAAAGAAACCCATGTATTCAATATCCGCTTTGGCACTATTACTGGATTGAAGGAAGAAGGAATCATAAGAGTTAAAAGTATTCGTTATGCCTATTCCGAAAGATTTCAAAAACCTGTTCCGGCTGAGCATTTTATCTTTGACAACAGGTTTGAGGATAAAATTCCGGTTTGTCCACAGAAACTCAGTCCGCTTGTGGAAAAAATGATCGGTGCAACACCGGTTGAAGAATTTGAACCTGAAGAATCTACTCAATATCTTTCGATAACACGTCCTGAAAATATCTTAGAAAACGAAAAACTTCCTGTTATTGTCTGGATTCATGGTGGCTCCCACGAGATTGGTTGTGGAGACCTTCCCACTGCTGATCCTGCAGAATGGGTAAAAGAGCAACAAATTATTGTTGTTACAGTATCTTATCGTTTAGGGCTCTTTGGCTTTTTAGGAGGGGATGAAAAGAGACCTCCTAATTTAGGTCTGTTGGATATAATGGAAGCCCTGAAATGGATCAAAGCTAATATTGCAGATTTTGGCGGAGATCCGGAAAATGTTACCCTGCTTGGTCAGTCTTCGGGAGGAGATGCTATTGCCCATTTGATGATCTCAAAAGGAGTTGATAATTTATTTCATAGGGTAATTATTCAAAGTGCTCCTTTAGGATTGCGGCATAAAAGGCAGAAAATGTCTGCTGAGTTTTTAAAGAAAACAGAAGAGATTAAAGATGAGGTTGATATTTATAAAATGATGGATGATTATGGGAAATTAGTGCCATCTGTAATGAAATATGGTTTAAAAGCTGCTATGCCTTTTGGTATCCAATATGGATTTCCTCCTTTATGTAGAGAAGACGAATCTGTTGAAAAATGGCGTGAAAATGCTAAAAAATATGATGTACTGATTGGTTTCAATAAAGATGAAACCGCATTTTATCTAAAAACTTCAGAAGCTTTAAATAAATATTTTGGAAAGGGCTTTGGGCTAAAGATTATGGATAAAACGGTTGAAAAAACTACGGACATTATCTATGGAACTCCAGCCAGGCAATTTGCAGAAAATTATGCAAGGGGAGGAGGGAATATTTATTTGTTTAAGATACATTCCAAACTAAAAGAGAATCCTATTGGAGCTCCTCATTGCATTGATCTTCCTCTGATTTTCGGGAATGAATCTGCCTGGAAATCTTCTGAACTCCTGAAAGATATTCCCTGGGAACGTATTCAAAAGCACGGAAGAAAATTAAGGGCTCTGTGGGCTGAGTTTGCAAGAACCGGAACAATATCAGATGCATCAGAACGTCCTGAAATTTTAGAACTCAGAAAAATTCAGGTTCTGCAGAATAATACAATCTAA